The Ostrinia nubilalis chromosome 17, ilOstNubi1.1, whole genome shotgun sequence genome contains a region encoding:
- the LOC135079911 gene encoding ejaculatory bulb-specific protein 3-like → MRAVVFLSCLVVVLAADKYNSKYDNFDVETLISNDRLLKAYINCFLEKGRCTPEGADFRKALPEAVETTCAKCTEKQKNNIRKVIRAIQQKHPKQWEELVKKTDPSGKHRAGFDKFIQSN, encoded by the exons ATGAGGGCCGTAGTATTCTTATCTTGCCTGGTCGTGGTCCTCGCTGCGGACAAATACAACAGTAAATACGACAACTTCGACGTCGAGACCCTGATCTCCAACGACCGTCTCCTGAAGGCTTACATCAACTGCTTCTTGGAAAAAGGAAGGTGCACACCAGAAGGAGCTGATTTTAGAA AGGCCCTCCCTGAAGCAGTTGAAACCACATGCGCCAAGTGCACAGAAAAACAGAAGAACAACATCAGGAAGGTAATCAGAGCCATCCAACAGAAGCACCCGAAGCAGTGGGAAGAGTTGGTGAAGAAGACTGACCCCTCAGGCAAGCATCGCGCTGGCTTCGACAAGTTTATTCAGAGCAATTAA
- the LOC135079908 gene encoding ejaculatory bulb-specific protein 3-like has product MKVIFCAVLAAMAPLVLCYDEIYDKIDVDKIINDDALFTSYLNCLLDKGPCDQEHSPEFRKLLPEVIATACAKCTPIQRQHVRKTVKAITDKKPEQFKEFISKYDPDHTHEKTFTAFVLATD; this is encoded by the exons ATGAAGGTCATCTTCTGTGCTGTGCTGGCTGCGATGGCGCCCCTAGTGCTATGCTACGATGAAATCTACGATAAAATCGATGTCGATAAGATCATAAACGATGACGCCCTCTTCACTAGCTACCTTAACTGCTTGCTGGACAAAGGGCCCTGTGATCAGGAGCATTCTCCTGAGTTTAGAA AACTGTTACCTGAAGTGATAGCCACAGCATGCGCCAAGTGCACTCCAATCCAAAGGCAGCACGTCCGGAAGACCGTCAAAGCAATCACAGATAAGAAGCCTGAACAATTCAAGGAGTTCATATCTAAGTACGACCCCGACCACACCCATGAAAAGACTTTCACTGCCTTCGTTCTCGCTACCGATTAA